The genomic stretch TGGTATGGCAGCCCGAAGACCATGATGATCTTCGATCAGAGCGGGGCTCAGCTGTTCCAGAGCCCCGGTGACGCGACGGGCTCCTATACCTTCGCCTCGGCTGCGAGCAACAGCCTCTACGTCTACACTTTCTTCGGTGACACCCGGGTGGATGTGACGACCGAAACCCTGGGGGCCAGCCAGTCCCTTTACAACACGACTATCCAATACGGTCAGTAATCACTTTAAGCAAGGCAAGGGCGGATCCTCAAACGGGGATCCGCCCTTGCCTTGCTCCTTATCACCCCATGAAAAACGAGCGGGCGGTCCGATTCGGACCGCCCGCTCGTTAGACGTTGATGCTTACTTCGAGACGGCCTGGAAGGCGTCGATGCGGCCGTTGCCGAAGTACTTGTCGTAGCCCTTGTCGCCGAGATCGGCGGTGCTGGCTTCGACGATCTTCTTGACCTCGGCGGGCGCCATGCCGGGGTGCTGGCTGCGGATCAGGCCGCAGAGACCGGCGACCAGGGGAGCCGCCATCGAGGTGCCCGAGAGGCTCGCGTAGCCGTCCTTGCCGCCGCCGATGGTGACGGGGTAGCTGGGGAAGGTCGAGAGGATGTCGCTGCCGGGGGCCGAGACGCTCATCCAGTTGCCGAAGTTCGAGAAGTTGGAACGGGCATCGCCCTTGGCGGTCGAGCCCACGGCGATGACGCCGGGGAAAGCAGCGGGGAAGCGCTTGCGCTCGATGTTGTTGTTGCCCATGGTGGCCACGACGACGACCTTCTTCTCGAGGGCATAGGCGACGGCCTTGCCGAGGGTCTCGTTCTCGTCGTAGAAGCCGAGGCTCATGTTGATGACGTCGGCGCCGTGGTCGACGGCCCAGATGATGCCGTCAGCGACCGAGCCGGCCGAGCCGGTGCCGTCACCCAGCACCTTGACGGGCATGATCTTGCTGTTGGCAGCGAGGCCCGCGATGCCGAGGCCGTTGTTGGTCGAGGCGGCGGCGATGCCCGCCACGTGGGTGCCGTGGCCCACGTCATCCTTGGGAGCCTGGCCGGGGGTCACCGAGTTGTAGCCGGGGACCAGCTTGCCCTTGAGGTCGGGGTGATCGAGGTCGAGACCCGAGTCGACGATGGCGATGGTGACCTTCTCGCTGCCCATGGTCTTATCCCAGGCGGCGTTCGCGTTCACGGTGTCGAGGGCGTACTGCTGGCCGCGCGAGGGGTCGTTGACCTTGACCTCGTCCATCATCAGAGCGCGGTCGAGCTCGGCGTGAGCGACCGATGCGTCACGGCGAAGCTTCGCGACGAAGGCCTCGGGATCCCCCGAGATGGTGACGACGGCCGAGCCGATCGACGAGAGCGAGCGCTTGACCTTGACGCCGTTGCGGCGCTCGAAAGCCGAGAAGTCGGCCGTGCGGGTCTTGAAGGAGACGAGGACCTGCTTCTTGGAGACGCCGTCGGCCCGGAATTCCTCGGGGTTGAGGCGCATGGGGTTCTGGACGGTCGAGGTCTTGGTGATCGCGTCACCGCCGAAGCCGCAGCCCGTCAGGCCCATGGTGACCGAGGTGATGCCGAGCAGGGCGATGAGAAGCTTCTTTTGCACGTCGACTCCTTCACGAGATAACAAGCGAGAGCGGGTGGGGCGGGCTACGCCCTGGTTGGTTAAGTTATAGGGTTAAGGTGATTTAATCTTGCGTTAAATTTCAAATAATTTCCAGCGATCGCGCCAGGGGCCGCACGGCAGCTCTCGCCTTGCTGTGAATGCCGTGCGATCGTACAATGGCCCTGCTTTCCTAACATGTGAGGTGCCCTTTCATGTCGACCGCCACGCCGACCCAGTCCCCCGAGCTCGCCGATCTGCTCGCGGGCAAGACGCGCATCCCCCTCCGCGCCCCGCGCGGCACCCAGCTCAACTGCAAGGGCTGGGTCCAGGAGGCCGCCCTGCGGATGATGCTCAACAACCTCGATCCCGAGGTGGCCGAGCATCCCGATGAGCTGGTGGTCTACGGCGGATCCGGCAAGGCGGCCCGCAACTGGGAGAGCCTGCGTGCCATCGCCCGCACCCTCATGACCCTCGAGAACGACGAGACCCTCTTGGTCCAGTCCGGCAAGCCGGTCGGCGTCTTCCGCTCCCACGCGGACGCTCCCCGGGTGCTGCTCGCCAACTCCAACCTGGTGCCCGCCTGGGGCAACTGGGAGCACTTCCGCAAGCTCGAGGCCGAGGGCCTCATGATGTTCGGGCAGATGACCGCGGGCAGCTGGATCTACATCGGCACCCAGGGCATCCTCCAGGGCACCTACGAGACCTTCGCGGCCTTGGCGCGCAAGCACTTCGGCGGCACCCTCAAGGGCAAGCTGACCGTCACTGCGGGCCTCGGCGGCATGGGCGGCGCCCAGCCTCTTTCGGTCACCATGAACGAAGGCGTGGTCATCGCCGTCGAGATCGATCCCACCC from bacterium encodes the following:
- a CDS encoding peptidase S8, with the protein product MQKKLLIALLGITSVTMGLTGCGFGGDAITKTSTVQNPMRLNPEEFRADGVSKKQVLVSFKTRTADFSAFERRNGVKVKRSLSSIGSAVVTISGDPEAFVAKLRRDASVAHAELDRALMMDEVKVNDPSRGQQYALDTVNANAAWDKTMGSEKVTIAIVDSGLDLDHPDLKGKLVPGYNSVTPGQAPKDDVGHGTHVAGIAAASTNNGLGIAGLAANSKIMPVKVLGDGTGSAGSVADGIIWAVDHGADVINMSLGFYDENETLGKAVAYALEKKVVVVATMGNNNIERKRFPAAFPGVIAVGSTAKGDARSNFSNFGNWMSVSAPGSDILSTFPSYPVTIGGGKDGYASLSGTSMAAPLVAGLCGLIRSQHPGMAPAEVKKIVEASTADLGDKGYDKYFGNGRIDAFQAVSK